A part of Aminivibrio pyruvatiphilus genomic DNA contains:
- a CDS encoding amidohydrolase, with amino-acid sequence MKAILAGALETGLGTVLSNVTVFVENGKIADIAEGLDPRNADEVIDASDMIVTPGLIDAHTHMGTYCEGFPESMADANDMVNPVAPHLRILDAIYQDDTAFADALSGGVTCVQTLPGSGNVIGGQGAIIKTSTASGGRKKTVDEMVVKAPSSMKAALGENPIRVYKEKQKLPNTRMGNAALLRQAFVEAENYRNKMIQARTKNEPAERNLQHEALLPVLDGDLSLCVHAHRCDDIATAVRIAGEFSIPFTVEHCTEGHLIAPFLAEKNVFAAVGPTLTGKPKIELRNKTWDTPLALWKAGVHFCIITDHPVVPIEHLSVCLSLAVRAGLPREEALKAVTIYAAEHLGIADRVGSVERGKDADLVIWDGDPLDARSRAVATIIDGETVYSRS; translated from the coding sequence ATGAAAGCCATACTCGCAGGAGCCCTCGAAACCGGGCTCGGAACCGTACTGTCCAACGTGACCGTTTTCGTTGAAAACGGCAAAATCGCCGATATCGCCGAAGGACTCGACCCCAGGAACGCGGACGAGGTGATCGACGCATCGGATATGATCGTCACCCCCGGGCTCATCGACGCCCACACCCATATGGGCACCTACTGCGAAGGCTTCCCCGAGAGCATGGCCGACGCCAACGACATGGTAAACCCCGTGGCTCCCCACCTCCGGATCCTGGACGCCATCTACCAGGACGACACGGCCTTCGCCGACGCCCTCTCCGGGGGAGTCACCTGCGTCCAGACCCTGCCCGGGAGCGGCAACGTCATCGGCGGCCAGGGAGCCATCATCAAGACCTCAACGGCATCGGGGGGGCGGAAGAAAACGGTGGACGAAATGGTGGTGAAGGCCCCCTCCTCCATGAAGGCCGCCCTGGGCGAGAACCCGATCCGGGTCTACAAGGAGAAGCAGAAGCTCCCCAACACCCGCATGGGCAACGCCGCCCTGCTCCGCCAGGCCTTCGTGGAGGCGGAAAACTACCGGAACAAAATGATCCAGGCCAGGACCAAGAACGAGCCGGCGGAACGGAACCTCCAGCACGAAGCGCTCCTCCCCGTGCTCGACGGGGACCTTTCCCTCTGCGTCCATGCCCACCGATGCGACGACATCGCCACGGCGGTCCGCATCGCGGGAGAGTTCTCCATCCCCTTCACCGTGGAGCACTGTACGGAAGGACACCTCATCGCCCCCTTCCTGGCGGAGAAGAACGTTTTCGCCGCCGTGGGTCCCACCCTCACGGGCAAGCCCAAGATCGAGCTGCGGAACAAGACGTGGGACACCCCCCTCGCCCTCTGGAAGGCCGGGGTCCACTTCTGCATCATCACCGACCATCCCGTGGTGCCCATCGAGCATCTCTCCGTCTGTCTCTCCCTGGCCGTCCGGGCCGGGCTTCCCCGGGAGGAGGCCCTCAAGGCGGTGACCATCTATGCCGCGGAACATCTCGGCATCGCGGACCGGGTAGGTTCCGTCGAAAGGGGCAAGGACGCAGACCTGGTGATCTGGGACGGCGATCCCCTTGACGCCCGGAGCAGGGCCGTGGCCACCATCATCGACGGGGAAACCGTCTACTCGAGAAGCTGA